Within Thunnus thynnus chromosome 15, fThuThy2.1, whole genome shotgun sequence, the genomic segment AGCTACAGGCCAGATAATCAgctcatttcagtgttttcagcaTTAATCATGACATCTGTTCCAGACACTCCTGAATACCTCAGTAATTGGATCACAGCACAGAGAGGGTTGGAGTTCAATTTCCACCTCAGACCACCCGCACTAAAAATGTACTCACGCATAGTGCTAAAGCATTAGAGCTTTGATCATATGACATAACATGCACTGTTGCTGCGACAATCTGATTGCTTTTGTTAGTTATAAGAAAGTTTAACAGAGCAGTTTTGCAAGTGATTAGAAAAGATTCAAAAGCATTATTCTCATCTTATGAATGTTTATGCAACTGTCGGTGTGGCATGAGTTTAGAAATCCATGAAAACCCCATTTGTCATTGTTGTAGCACCCTCAATTTATTCAATTTTGCATCATTTGTTAGGATTGTCATTGCCAGAAAAAATCTGCACAGTTGATCCTAAAATCTGGCCAAAGAACTGCAAGTCATCGTGTTTGTGGCTTCCGGTGTGAACGAAGCCTCAGTTGTGATTCGCGGTATCTGTTTCCAGCACATTGACAGCTCTGACTTGTTCCCTAATGGGCTGTAATGAGCTGTCCTGCGTGTCTGGATGTACGGTGACACCAAATCCCTGCCTGGCCCCAAGGGTGCCAGCTGTGGTGGAAACATCCACATTCCaccagacaaaacaaagatCAGTGTGTGTCCCAAAGGATTTCATGAAGCTATTAACAGACATGTTTATATCCATGGATGAGTGTTGCCAGCATCACCATGACGACAATCATCACTGCACCGGCTGTGACAGATTTCAAAGAGCTACTAGTTGTTCCACTCTGAAAAGAAGCGATTTAACTCCTCAATTTATTGGTTTGGGAAACTGGGATTTTTTTGGAAATATCTGATCTATATCTGACTTGGCACTTAATAATATGGAGGTGCCTGAAAACCAAGCAAACATGGACACCTCACATCAGTCTGTCACTCATCATCAGCCATTATTAATGCTATTAATTCCACTTGCGCTTTATCTgctttaacattaaaaatgtctgaagtGAAAAGGGTCTCAAGAACATCCCATCTGGCATGAGCTGTGTAGTTTGTGCACCTTGACATCAACATGACAACTGTCTACGTCGGACAGACCTGAATTACTTCTTCACCTTTCAGGTTTGCCACTTGTCTAAATTGTGCTCCCAAAAAAGGTGTTTTTGGCTCTGCTCACTCAGATGGTACCAGTATGATGATGTAATGGAAGAGTGGTTGCACAACTTCAATGcacaacacatttgtttttctgtgtctgtgtgttcaggctGCCACGAAGCTTCTGGATGAGATGTGTCATCTGACGGCTCAGTCTCTGATAACAATGGACACATCGGAGCACTTCAAGGTGCTAAAGCTGTTGGGTGAAGGCTCATATGGAAAAGTCATGCTGGCTGTGCACAGGAAGAGAGGTGAGGAAGGAAACTAAAGCCTGTTTATGTTATCATGGATTTCTTTGATTAAAGCCTCcagcaaacacagaaacaacatttCTAGATTTGTATGAATATCTTTCCTTCTTATCCTCCAGGTACTCCGATGGCTCTGAAGTTCTTCCCCCGTAAGTCcacctctctcttctctttcctgcGAGAGTataatctctctctgtcattctgTACCCATCCATCCCTGACCAGAGCCCTGGGAATCGCCTACTTCACATCTTCGCACTACATCTTCGCTCAACAAGCCAGTCTCTTCGGTGATCTCTACGACGTCATCATACCTGAGGTATAAAGTGATACAAACAGTGGTTTTAAAGGAgatatatcatgctttttgcaattttctatcatttataCACAGTtagtcagatgtctatgttaaacatagtcaaagtggggaatgtatgtaaaaatgttacctgtaagtcaaaagtcagggctcaGCCTGTTCTGAACAATCCCTTTGCAGTGGTACCTCTACTCCCCCTTTgaactgatgtcagattgttcgcacacgCCCAGAAATGGCCGTCCATTCCGTACTTTGTTGCTAAGATTGTTACTAAGGTTGTTCAACgggttgtttgcattgtccactcacatatttcagatcagatttgagCTTGAACATGTGCAGATGAATATGAGAAGTTGGCATTTTGAGTAAAgcacaagaaaaatatgtttgtttacgtagcctccagagccagTGGAAGTCTGCCGAAGGGCAtcttcctgaagctggccaatcagagcagagtgggctcattgggaggggggccttaaagagacaggagctaaaactgcctgtttcaaacagaggctgaactgaggagctgcataaaggaccagtagaagataaataaggagggttttttttactgtaaatcatgcaaagatatccCAGAATAAGAATATATTGGAAATAGGCATGATATAGACCCTTTAATACCTCATAATACTGATAGTGACTATACTCTTGTAGTCTGTTTTGCTAGTCTCTCCTACAGCATGATACAGACACTGCTCTTTGAATAATTTTAAATTTGGTGCTCTAATGTCAAAATTTCATGGTACAGAGTTTCTGCTCACACAGGAAGCTGTAAATGCTGTTTTGTAAGGTTTGAACTCATCAAGTTCCTTATGGtcaaatcatttaatttaaattctgTCACTCTTTTTCTCCCCAGGTCGGTATGGACGAGGACTGTTGCCAGCGGGTCGTGTCCCAGCTGTGCGGCGCTCTGTCCCACCTGCACTCTCTTGGTTTTGTCCACAGAGACCTCAAACCAGAGAATGTCTTCCTGTGCGACTCCTCCTGCCGCTGGGTCAAACTGGGAGACTTCGGCATGGTCAGTATAAATGTCTGGTACCACTAACATGCCAGTAGCCTAACCTATTGTGAAAATTCAAAAGATATTTTTGCATATAACCTCGCAACAgctttaaaattacattatatttattctatttgtaCATATCAGTACATCAGTCAGTGAAATCGGCAAAtctttttttggaaatattttacCTCAGGTGAAGGCCAGGGGCACCAGGGTCCCAGAGGTCTGGTACAGCTCCGCCTACTGCACCCCTGAAGCCGAGGTCGCTCGAGGAAATGAGGACAGCTGGGAGGGCATCAATGACAGCAATGATGGTGTTGAGAAGAACGAAGAGAAGAAGCGGTCGAGGGTTTGGGTGTCTGTGGAGCCCAGCACAGACAGCTGGGCCTTGGGGATCCTGACCTATGTCATGCTCACCGGCAGTCATCCCTGGGCAGAGACAGCCAGCGATTGCCATTCATACCTGAAATATCAGGAGTGGTTTGAAAGAGCGAAAGGCCCTGATGACGAACTGGACGTGTGGGCAGAGCCACAGGGAGAGAGCATGGACTGTGCGATCAGTGTGAATGGAGCAGAACTTGAAGAGAAAGACCGTCCTCCCATAGCACCCCATTTCGCCTGTTTCACCTCACTGGCCCGCTCCCTCTTTCTGTCGCTTCTCGACCCGAGGCCCCAGCATCGCGGACGGCCTGATGATGTGTTGGGTTACCTCGGAGGGGACTGGAtgatggagaaggagagggttcgactggaggaggagaggaagaagagcagaggGAAAGGAGCCATCAGGAATATGAAAGAgatggaggggagaggagagcgATAAACAGAGACGATTCACACTGCTGTTGAAACCTTTATCATGTAATATGTGTTATCTCCAGGTTTTGTtgagtttattttattaaacctGTCAACATTGTTTTATGgaaacacatatttttgttgtttctcagaAAAGCCATTGTGGTCATGAGCTACAGACAATAATGAGCTTTTCTATATGACTGTAGATGGAATATCTTTGGTATTTgggctgttggttggacaaaacaagcaatgtgAAGTTGTCACCTAACGTTCTCAGAACTTTGATATTTgcattagattaaaaaaaagaacaaacaagacCGCAGCCTCTGTTCTACAGTATTTGCCATGAGTCATCAGGTCAGATTTCGAGGGAAAAGAAGTTGCTGTTCTTCCAGGAATAAAGCCTTTAGAGCTTGATGGCAGGTGGCAGAATGAGCAACTTTGGAAAAATCcccttttttaaatgaatgaaacattgtgggaaatgtgggtttttttattttgagaaacTGTAGCAGAAACTGTAGGATTTAGGTAGCTGTTCCAGTCATGGTCTGCACAGCTACTATGAAATGAATTTTGCAACATTTTCTTTGCAATTTACTACAGAGCactatttaaaatgaatttttaaaaaaaacagaagtgtgtCACAGCTGCAGTTCTGGGGATTATTTGTGTTTAGTAGTGCTGTAATGCTATCATGTCCTTGTAAAAGATATCCATCTTAGCGCACTGTATCTATATTTGGGTCTAGACTTTGGAGTGTGTAACACGTCATAGGCTATCAACTGAATACAGACTGCTGTAGTGCCCAGTTTATACAGTCATAAACACGTCCGCAATCAGACTGAGAGGCACAGTTTAAATACAACCACACTGAGTTTTTTTACTTGGCCTTGAAGGAATAAAAAATGGCTTAAAATGCCCTCAAATTGAGCACTTTTTGAAAGTAAAGATTTATCagttatgaatattttaatagCACATGTATAGTATTTTGTTTAGTATTCACATGTAGCACGGTTTCACTGTGGAAGTAGTTGGCAGCTAGCCACATTTAGCCAATGTGATTTTGTATATTAGCAGCAGTAGCACTTGTGGCTGTTTCTGTAGCACTTTGTACATAACCatgaaataaagttttcttttattcttcatGCTGtatttaatatactgtacatgtaactGTAATAAATTACAGCAATACTGCATTACCTTGTGAGGTGTTGTGACGTAATGTACAgtaattttgtgtatttatgaaACAGACATTTGCAGTTTGCAGAATatacattaaatataataaagactttttttgttttaagaagCTTTACTACAATAAattgtttactgtttttactgtacatcaaaaatattcatatatcaGCTAAAATTCtgcaaataaattgttttttaaggTGATTTTAAGTATACTGGCCTTAAAAACATGCCCTGGCACGCTTATATTTCAGTAATGTCTTTGTAAAATTATACAGCAGT encodes:
- the si:ch211-171h4.3 gene encoding serine/threonine-protein kinase SBK2, with amino-acid sequence MTAATKLLDEMCHLTAQSLITMDTSEHFKVLKLLGEGSYGKVMLAVHRKRGTPMALKFFPRKSTSLFSFLREYNLSLSFCTHPSLTRALGIAYFTSSHYIFAQQASLFGDLYDVIIPEVGMDEDCCQRVVSQLCGALSHLHSLGFVHRDLKPENVFLCDSSCRWVKLGDFGMVKARGTRVPEVWYSSAYCTPEAEVARGNEDSWEGINDSNDGVEKNEEKKRSRVWVSVEPSTDSWALGILTYVMLTGSHPWAETASDCHSYLKYQEWFERAKGPDDELDVWAEPQGESMDCAISVNGAELEEKDRPPIAPHFACFTSLARSLFLSLLDPRPQHRGRPDDVLGYLGGDWMMEKERVRLEEERKKSRGKGAIRNMKEMEGRGER